In Desulforamulus hydrothermalis Lam5 = DSM 18033, a genomic segment contains:
- a CDS encoding transglycosylase domain-containing protein, translating into MTRRKSRRLRPGRLMFLIAVFIFLLGGIASLGYVAYALSDMPAFNPASLENMVPTSVYDKDGNLVTRIGTENREPIKLDEVPQVVKDAFLATEDDRFYDHHGINFRSLGRALFKNLASGEIREGFSTITMQLVKLSYLSPERSIKRKLQEIVLTLQVERHFTKDEIFEMYLNKIYFGQGAYGIQSAAQTYFGKDLKKDELTLEEAAFLAGLPQAPSVYSRYLDSVSSLEEDANKQKLDKNKQQDLEKQQKDYDLALNRRNTVLLRMKEAGKITEQQRQEAAAKPLPDGTQMPTSRYPYPYFIDYVTEKLVQKYGPDMVYKGGLKVYTTLDPKIQKTAETAMANAKNFPNYPPDKNGLLQPQGAAVFMEPGTGYLRAIVGGREHKQQRQLNRATQYQVLPDGRKIGRQPGSAIKPIVAYGPAIEFNGLGPASVIDDIPTSFGNYSPKNADGNFRGLITMRTALTHSVNIVAIKLLQQTGLEKAVKFAHELGITTLDANRDGLAMALGGVSSGVVPLDMAGAYGAFANQGIYVKPHAITRVEGPDGTLLDEFKPEKKRVMKATTAYLITDMLRSVVQSGTGTRANLGARPVAGKTGTTDEGKDIWFIGYTPELVGAVWIGHDAPKKMPQAYGGIYPAMIWREVMSKVLADVPVRPFNKPEGIVTATVDSKSGLLPGPNTPPDHLVTDLFAAGTVPTETDNLHQVMEVCATTGDLPNEFCPERITKVVIKLPYAVPSNVADYALRAPVKTCTLHNANGIDPAAAEKYKTPFLPTPETSQPADSQPNNDIPTKQPNNNDSWLPGTTGSRQADEKADLKRMAKIKAAFREASKE; encoded by the coding sequence TTGACCAGACGCAAAAGCCGAAGGCTCCGGCCCGGTCGCTTAATGTTCCTGATAGCGGTTTTTATATTTTTGCTTGGCGGTATTGCTTCCCTGGGTTATGTGGCCTATGCGTTATCAGATATGCCTGCATTTAATCCGGCATCGCTGGAGAATATGGTGCCCACTTCTGTTTATGATAAGGACGGAAACTTAGTCACCAGAATCGGCACAGAAAACCGCGAACCCATAAAGTTGGACGAAGTGCCGCAAGTGGTAAAAGATGCCTTTCTGGCCACTGAAGATGACCGCTTTTATGACCATCACGGTATTAACTTTCGTAGTTTGGGCCGGGCATTGTTTAAAAACCTTGCTTCCGGCGAGATTCGAGAAGGTTTTAGTACAATTACCATGCAATTAGTTAAGCTGTCATATTTATCGCCGGAACGCAGCATTAAAAGAAAGCTGCAGGAGATTGTCTTAACCCTGCAGGTCGAAAGGCATTTTACCAAAGACGAAATCTTTGAAATGTATCTCAATAAAATTTATTTTGGGCAAGGTGCTTACGGTATTCAGTCCGCTGCCCAAACCTATTTTGGCAAAGACCTGAAAAAAGATGAACTGACCCTGGAGGAAGCCGCTTTTCTGGCCGGGCTGCCCCAGGCTCCGTCAGTTTATTCCCGCTATCTGGACAGTGTTTCCTCCCTTGAGGAGGATGCAAATAAACAAAAACTTGATAAAAACAAACAACAAGATTTGGAAAAACAGCAAAAAGATTATGATCTGGCGCTAAACCGTCGCAATACAGTATTACTGCGTATGAAAGAAGCAGGCAAAATCACCGAACAACAGCGCCAGGAAGCAGCGGCCAAACCACTGCCGGACGGCACCCAAATGCCGACTTCCAGGTATCCCTACCCTTACTTTATTGATTATGTGACGGAAAAGTTAGTGCAAAAATACGGTCCCGATATGGTTTATAAGGGCGGGCTTAAGGTCTACACCACCCTGGACCCAAAAATTCAAAAAACAGCCGAAACAGCCATGGCTAATGCAAAAAACTTTCCTAATTACCCGCCTGACAAAAACGGCTTGCTCCAACCCCAGGGTGCGGCCGTCTTTATGGAGCCGGGTACAGGCTACCTGAGAGCAATTGTCGGCGGCAGAGAACACAAGCAACAGCGGCAGCTTAACCGGGCTACCCAGTACCAGGTGTTGCCCGACGGACGCAAAATAGGACGCCAACCCGGTTCAGCCATTAAACCTATCGTAGCTTATGGCCCGGCCATTGAATTTAATGGCCTGGGACCTGCGTCAGTGATTGATGACATACCTACCAGTTTTGGCAATTACAGCCCTAAAAACGCTGACGGTAATTTTAGGGGTTTAATTACCATGCGTACCGCTTTAACGCATTCGGTTAACATCGTAGCCATCAAACTGCTGCAGCAAACCGGCCTGGAAAAAGCGGTAAAATTTGCCCATGAATTGGGCATTACCACGCTGGATGCCAATCGGGACGGCCTGGCTATGGCGTTAGGCGGGGTCAGTTCCGGGGTAGTGCCGCTGGATATGGCAGGCGCCTATGGTGCCTTCGCCAACCAGGGAATCTATGTCAAGCCCCATGCCATTACCAGGGTAGAAGGTCCTGACGGTACTCTGCTTGACGAGTTTAAACCCGAGAAGAAACGGGTTATGAAAGCCACTACTGCTTATTTGATCACAGATATGCTGCGCTCGGTTGTACAGTCCGGCACCGGTACCCGGGCTAATCTTGGCGCCAGACCGGTAGCGGGTAAAACCGGCACTACAGATGAAGGCAAAGATATTTGGTTTATCGGCTACACCCCGGAACTGGTTGGTGCTGTCTGGATTGGACATGATGCGCCAAAGAAAATGCCCCAGGCATACGGAGGTATTTACCCGGCCATGATCTGGCGGGAGGTTATGAGTAAAGTATTAGCGGACGTGCCCGTTCGCCCGTTTAACAAACCTGAAGGTATTGTTACTGCTACCGTAGACAGCAAATCCGGTTTGCTGCCGGGACCCAATACCCCGCCGGACCATCTGGTTACCGATTTGTTTGCAGCCGGTACGGTTCCCACAGAAACGGATAATTTGCATCAGGTGATGGAGGTTTGTGCTACCACCGGCGATCTGCCCAATGAATTTTGTCCGGAGCGGATTACCAAAGTGGTAATTAAACTTCCTTACGCAGTGCCGTCCAATGTAGCAGATTATGCCCTGCGAGCGCCGGTAAAAACGTGTACCCTGCATAACGCCAACGGGATTGATCCTGCTGCAGCAGAAAAATACAAAACACCGTTTTTACCAACACCTGAAACATCGCAACCTGCAGACAGCCAGCCAAACAATGATATACCAACCAAGCAACCCAATAATAACGACAGCTGGCTTCCCGGTACTACCGGCAGCCGGCAAGCTGATGAAAAAGCTGATCTAAAACGCATGGCCAAAATCAAAGCTGCTTTTAGAGAAGCAAGCAAAGAATAG
- the tyrS gene encoding tyrosine--tRNA ligase: MLDLQKQLEIIKRGTAEIVPEEELVEKLKKSIANNKPLHIKLGLDPTAPDIHLGHTVVLQKLRQFQELGHQVTIILGDYTGRIGDPTGKSETRKQLTEEEVLANARTYEQQIFKILDPQKTKVQFNSTWLAPLKFADVIRLAATTTVARMLEREDFSKRFKENLPISIHEFFYPLMQGYDSVALAADIELGGTDQKFNLLMGRTLQKEFGQEPQVALMMPILEGLDGVNKMSKSLGNYIGIDEPPQEMYGKTMSLPDELMVRYFELVTPVPLSEVRAIARGLEEGTLHPRDVKMRLAREIVTFYHGAAAAQQAEEHFTKVFQKRELPDEIEQFTVTSDLYEEGLVSLPRLLTKAGLAASNSEARRLIKEGAVKIDGARVADPNWRFQPEEGMVIRAGKRRFAKLSLK; the protein is encoded by the coding sequence ATGCTAGACCTTCAAAAACAGTTGGAAATCATTAAAAGAGGCACGGCTGAAATTGTGCCTGAGGAGGAACTGGTTGAAAAATTAAAAAAATCAATTGCCAATAATAAACCTTTACATATAAAACTGGGTCTTGACCCTACAGCGCCGGACATTCACCTCGGGCATACGGTAGTGTTGCAAAAACTCAGACAGTTTCAGGAATTAGGTCACCAGGTTACCATTATTTTGGGCGATTATACCGGTCGCATCGGCGACCCGACCGGCAAATCGGAAACTCGTAAGCAGTTAACCGAGGAAGAGGTGTTGGCTAACGCTCGCACTTATGAACAGCAGATATTTAAAATACTGGATCCCCAAAAAACCAAAGTACAATTTAACAGTACCTGGCTGGCTCCGTTAAAATTTGCCGATGTGATCAGATTGGCGGCTACCACCACTGTGGCCAGGATGTTGGAAAGGGAGGACTTTTCCAAACGATTTAAAGAAAATCTTCCTATTAGTATACATGAATTCTTTTACCCTTTGATGCAAGGTTATGATTCGGTAGCTCTGGCGGCTGATATTGAGCTGGGCGGTACGGATCAAAAGTTTAATTTATTAATGGGGCGTACATTGCAAAAAGAGTTTGGCCAGGAACCCCAGGTAGCCTTGATGATGCCGATACTCGAAGGCTTAGATGGCGTTAACAAGATGAGTAAAAGCCTGGGCAATTATATCGGTATTGATGAACCACCGCAGGAAATGTATGGCAAAACCATGTCTCTTCCTGATGAATTAATGGTAAGGTATTTTGAGTTGGTGACACCGGTTCCCTTATCTGAAGTGAGGGCCATTGCCAGGGGATTAGAAGAAGGGACACTTCACCCCAGGGATGTTAAAATGCGCCTGGCACGAGAAATTGTAACTTTTTACCATGGAGCAGCAGCAGCTCAGCAGGCTGAAGAACATTTTACAAAGGTATTCCAAAAACGAGAATTGCCTGATGAAATAGAACAGTTCACTGTTACTTCAGACCTGTATGAAGAAGGATTGGTATCCTTGCCCAGGCTGCTTACCAAAGCAGGTTTGGCAGCCAGCAACAGTGAAGCCCGTCGGCTGATAAAAGAAGGTGCGGTAAAAATAGACGGAGCCAGGGTGGCTGATCCTAACTGGCGTTTTCAGCCTGAGGAAGGAATGGTAATCAGGGCCGGTAAGCGTCGGTTTGCTAAACTATCCCTAAAATAA
- a CDS encoding ISL3 family transposase, whose amino-acid sequence MQFQSIRNFINLKDVIISNVEHFDSHSEISLSMPVRPHKCPACGTLTKSIHDYRTQKIKDIPWLNKPLYLIYRKRRYNCRKCNKKFYEQVDFVGKYQRMTKRLIMAVVDRLRSNSSMCSVADDFSLSPCTITRILDYLSYSLKELPTVLSIDEFKGTTDKGKYHCILADPISSKVLDILESRTQDYLVSYFKKFNNLDKVKYVVIDMWGPYKRAAELVFPNATIVIDRFHYVRNCIWAIDKVRKRVQQSLPYEKRRFLKFSRRLLLSRPDKLSDDSKIKLANILRFNDELRVSYLLKEQFMDFVKASSSVEAESKLNRWLNLVKQHKIKEFYYLANTIVNWKTEILNSFDVPYSNGCIEGYNNKIKVIKRNAFGFRNFNRFRSRILHCCA is encoded by the coding sequence ATGCAATTTCAGTCTATCAGAAATTTTATTAATTTGAAAGATGTTATTATTAGCAATGTTGAGCATTTTGACAGCCACTCTGAAATCTCTCTATCAATGCCCGTTAGACCCCATAAGTGCCCTGCTTGTGGGACATTAACTAAATCTATCCATGACTACCGAACTCAAAAGATTAAGGATATTCCCTGGCTAAATAAACCCCTTTACTTAATATATCGCAAGCGACGATATAACTGCCGTAAATGTAACAAGAAGTTTTACGAACAAGTTGACTTTGTCGGTAAATATCAAAGAATGACTAAACGACTGATTATGGCCGTTGTGGATAGGCTCCGCTCAAACTCCAGTATGTGCTCTGTCGCTGATGATTTTTCTCTCTCTCCATGTACTATCACTAGAATCCTTGATTACCTATCCTATAGCCTTAAGGAATTGCCTACTGTCCTCTCTATTGATGAGTTTAAAGGCACTACTGACAAAGGTAAATACCATTGCATTCTGGCTGATCCCATTAGTTCCAAAGTCCTTGACATCCTTGAAAGCCGTACCCAGGATTATCTGGTTAGCTACTTTAAAAAGTTTAATAATCTCGATAAGGTTAAGTATGTTGTTATTGATATGTGGGGCCCTTATAAGCGGGCTGCCGAACTGGTTTTTCCTAACGCTACGATTGTTATTGATCGCTTTCACTACGTCAGAAACTGCATTTGGGCTATTGATAAGGTCAGAAAACGTGTTCAGCAGTCTTTACCTTATGAAAAACGCCGATTTTTAAAATTCAGCCGTAGACTCCTTCTCTCAAGACCCGATAAGTTAAGCGATGATTCTAAAATCAAATTGGCCAACATCCTTCGTTTTAATGATGAACTTAGAGTTTCTTATCTTTTGAAAGAACAGTTCATGGATTTTGTAAAGGCAAGTTCCTCTGTTGAAGCAGAATCAAAACTTAACCGGTGGCTAAATCTCGTTAAACAACATAAAATCAAAGAATTTTACTACCTGGCTAATACAATCGTAAACTGGAAAACTGAAATTCTAAATTCATTTGATGTCCCTTACTCAAATGGGTGTATTGAAGGCTACAACAACAAAATTAAAGTCATCAAGCGTAATGCTTTTGGTTTTAGAAATTTTAATAGATTCCGCTCACGTATTCTTCACTGCTGCGCTTAA
- a CDS encoding YkgJ family cysteine cluster protein — MGKSLKLQDKFTFSCHAQLACFKKCCRDINIFLTPYDVLRIKNYLKISSEEFLTGYTHVLRTPKVGFPVVILKMREDNLVCPFISDVGCTIYQVRPWSCRMAPLEVRGVGEYGVAFDQARCLGLNETKEWTVQEWMDNQGLAAYEEPEKYFSQIPSKIKLTGAKELDSFIMQMILLGCYNLDEFRSMLRSHPVLTQDVGELELQQIMSDDVALMKFAFKWLPEQLGKLQNLLQIKLILNKNS; from the coding sequence ATGGGTAAAAGCCTTAAATTACAAGATAAATTTACTTTTTCTTGTCATGCCCAATTGGCTTGTTTTAAAAAATGCTGCCGGGATATAAATATTTTTTTAACTCCTTACGATGTATTGCGGATTAAGAATTATTTAAAAATATCCTCTGAAGAATTTTTAACCGGCTATACTCATGTCTTAAGAACACCTAAAGTCGGGTTTCCGGTGGTTATTCTTAAGATGCGGGAGGACAACCTGGTTTGCCCTTTTATTTCTGATGTGGGATGCACTATTTATCAGGTGCGCCCGTGGTCTTGCCGTATGGCGCCCTTAGAGGTGAGGGGGGTCGGGGAGTATGGTGTTGCCTTTGATCAAGCCCGTTGTCTTGGCCTTAATGAAACCAAGGAATGGACTGTTCAGGAGTGGATGGATAACCAGGGGTTAGCTGCCTATGAAGAGCCGGAAAAATATTTCAGCCAAATACCTTCTAAAATTAAACTAACCGGCGCAAAAGAGCTGGATTCATTTATTATGCAAATGATTTTGTTGGGTTGTTATAATCTGGATGAATTTAGAAGCATGCTAAGGAGTCATCCCGTTTTAACACAGGATGTTGGGGAACTTGAGTTGCAGCAAATCATGTCTGATGATGTTGCTTTAATGAAATTTGCCTTTAAATGGTTGCCGGAACAGCTTGGCAAACTGCAAAATTTATTACAAATCAAACTGATTTTAAATAAAAACAGTTAA
- the yunB gene encoding sporulation protein YunB translates to MFKRQRQVSGKLLALLLLLGLAIVFIFIDRCLQPTLFAIARVQAIQAATEIINKSVMEHLARQHVEYRDIVQVHKDDRGKIVLVQADTIKINRLSNEITLNIQEQFRQLDNETIRIPVGQLLGIRLMAALGPQLSVRMIPLGILRVDIIDKFEGAGINQTRHLIWLDLNSEFQIAVPLYKEVFKVHTKVPLAQDIIVGDVPPAILTLPGGVLGN, encoded by the coding sequence TTGTTTAAAAGGCAAAGACAAGTGTCCGGAAAACTCTTGGCGTTGCTGCTGCTGCTGGGCTTGGCAATTGTTTTTATATTTATTGATCGCTGCCTGCAGCCAACTCTGTTTGCTATTGCCAGGGTGCAAGCCATTCAAGCCGCCACGGAGATTATAAATAAATCAGTCATGGAACATCTGGCCCGACAACATGTTGAGTATCGGGATATAGTGCAAGTTCACAAAGACGACCGGGGAAAGATTGTGCTGGTGCAGGCGGATACCATTAAAATAAACCGTCTGTCAAATGAAATTACTTTAAACATTCAAGAGCAATTTCGGCAGTTGGACAATGAAACCATCAGAATACCTGTCGGTCAATTGTTAGGTATCCGTTTAATGGCTGCTTTGGGGCCGCAGCTAAGCGTTCGTATGATTCCCCTGGGGATTTTACGAGTGGATATTATTGATAAGTTTGAAGGTGCAGGTATTAACCAAACCAGACACCTTATATGGCTGGATCTTAATTCGGAATTTCAAATTGCTGTTCCTTTGTATAAAGAAGTATTTAAGGTACACACCAAGGTACCACTGGCCCAAGATATTATTGTAGGCGACGTGCCGCCGGCAATTCTAACCCTGCCGGGCGGAGTGTTGGGCAATTAA